Below is a genomic region from Candidatus Krumholzibacteriia bacterium.
GCCACGCTCAGCAGCGCTCTTCGAATCGACTTGGGAAAGTCTCTCTTTCTCCGACTATCTGCCGACATTGACTACGATTCCAGGCCGCCCGAGAATGTGGAAGCACAGGACTGGACCACCAAGAGCAGCCTCGGCTTTCGATTCTAGGCGCGCCTTACTTTGCCAGCAGCAGCTTTCTGCTCTCGCTGTACTTTCCGGATTGCAGGCGAGCCAGATAAAGACCCGAGGGCATGGCCTGTCCCTGTTTGTTTTGACCATCCCAACTGCAATCGTGTCTTCCCACCTCCAGAGCTTCATTGAGAAGCAGGGCCACCTGGCGGCCTGAGGTGTCATAGATCGCAAGGCGCACCGGGCCCGCCTTGTCGATGGAGAAGCTCAGGCTGGTCTTTGGGTTGAAGGGATTCGGGTAGGGCGCGGCAAGCGTCAAGGCAGATGGAGCGCCATCAGGCGCGGCGACCGCTTCTGCTGTAAGCCAGAGCGAGCGTCCTGGTGAGCTGTGATTGCCGCTCATGTCATAGCTGCTGACGGCCACTCGGTAGTTGAGTCCTGTTTCCAGTCCCCCCAGGGTTGCTTCGGTAACATTGCCGACATCGACGAAGTTCTCGTAATCGTAGCCGAGACTGTCCAGGTCAAAGTGTATGCAGTAGCCTCCGAGATCCGACAAGGGCAGGGCTTCCCAGGCAAGATCCACAGAACCCCGGTCACGGTTTCTTTGGATCAGGCTTCGTGGAGGAAAGGGTGGTGCGATGGTGTCCGCCGCAGCCAGCCAGGGCTGGAAGTCCCAGGAGTAGGAGAAGAGGGAATCTCCCTCTCCGAAGGGGTTGTAGCCTGAGTGCCAGGGGCCGGTTGAGTGTCCCCACCAGTTTTCGCTTGCCTGGGGCACGGCCACAGGATCTGCATTGTGCATGGCCCAGCCATTATCGAAGAAGTTGCAATAATGAATGGGCAGCGTAGTGTCTGCGGTAAAGAAGGCATCGCCCAGACTGTCGGCATCGTTATGCGTGAAACTGCAATACTCGAAAGAACCTCCTCCTCCATCAATCCAAATAGCCCCTCCCAGAGTGGCCGTATTCAGGGTCAGCTCGCAGTCCGAGAGGGTGGGGGGGGATGAGGAGCAGTAGATTCCCCCGCCCTCGTTGCTCGCGGAGTTTCCGCTGATGGTGCAGTCCGAGAGGGTGGGGTCGGAAGCCCAGCAGTAGATTCCCCCGCCGTAGTTTGCGGAGTTGTCGGTGATCGTACAGCCCGTGAGGGTGGCGTCGGAGTAGTAGTAGCAGTAGATTCCCCCGCCGTAGTTCGCGGAGTTTCCGGTGATGGTGCAGCCCGTGAGGCTTGGGTCGGAGCCGGAGCAGTAGATTCCCCCGCCGTCGTCAACCTGATCTCTCACCTGAAATCCCCCAGGGTAGCTTCCCCGGCCAGTTCCTCGGGCGCGAGTCAGGTCATTTCCCTCAAAAAGGCAAAACTCAAAACGCAGACCCTGTCCGCAGTCCTGAATCCGGGCTCCCGATCCCGCATTTCCTTTCATCTCGCAGCCATTGATGATTGCCGCCGAGTTCTGAACGGCATAGATCCCTGGCCCAGCAGAGGAGGAATCGAAGCAACAGGAAACAAGTGAAGGAGAAGCTCCATAGAGGATAATTCCCGCGTCGCCCCCATGAAGGAAACTCATTCCCTGAATCATGGTGGTGGAATCAATCGCTACTGCGGAAGCCATGTAGACCACACACTGCCAGTCATCCCCTGAGACCACCGTGTTGTTCATTCCGGCGCCCACGAGATGAATGCCATTGCGATCGGGCCAGAAGAGAATGTCCACGGAATAGTTACCTGGCGCCACGAGAACCGTGTCGCCGCTTTGGGCACCATTGAGTCCCGCCTGAATGGTAAGCGAGTCAGCGGGAACATGGATGACGGTAGCAAGAACAGAAAAGGGAACTGCGAGAATAAGCAGGAATATAGCTCGACGCATTGGTGACCTCCGCAAGATGTGGAACACTCTGCCCGAGTGGGCCCAAGGATAACAGATAGGTTTATTGGCGTCAAGATTCTGGGATTGTGGCCTAAGACGATTTTTCCAATAACGGAAACCACCTTCCTGCGACTATAGAAAGGGGGTGAAATATGCCAGCAAGTGAAAATGACTGGAAGAACTCTCCTCTGCCCGAGCAGAGGGAGCGACTGTCTATTCAGCAGTCATATTCCGAAGAGGAAATGAAGGCGATTCGCCAGGGCCTGATTCCCGAGCAGATGGAGGACAAGTGGTTCATCTACTGGAAAGATGAGCAACTCTTTCTCCACCGCAGTTGGACCGGCCACTGCATTTATGTTGCGAGGTTCCGGGAGGAATCAGGGGGAGCAACGCTGACAGAAGCAGAAATGAACCGGGATCCCGATCAATACAATTCCCAGGAGGACTCCGACGAAAAGGCGACCCTGCTGCGCCTGATCGATGTTCTTCTTCTTCGAAAGCCGGCAAGCCGGAGACCCGAAGGAAAGCCCGAAGAGGTCGTTCTGGACTGGGGCTCCATGGGAAGAGCGATTCTCGGGGAGCATCCGGAGAGGAAGAAGGAAAATGGCTGAGCCCAGGTGGGCGACAACAAGACAATTCCTCGGTGAATCGTGAAAATGTCGCGTCAATTCCACGATGTACCGCGGAATTGACGGACAAGCGCCCCCTTCAGGCTAGTCCACGAGATCCCAGTCGCCCTGGTACTTGTCCAGTTCGTCCTTTGTGTACTCATCCATGGGGTGATCGCGTTCGGGAATGTCCACATGCTTCTCGGCATCACATAGCGGCGTGGAAAAGTAGCGCTGCCCGGTGTCGTTGATCATCGTGACGATGCGCTTCATCTCCGGGTGGGCGGCGTGCAGTTTCAGGGCCGCCGCGATGTTCGAGCCCGTGGAGATACCGCAGAAGATTCCTTCCTCGCGAGCCATGCGCTTGCCCATGGCAAGAGCCTCGTCCGTGCTTGTCGTGATGATGCCGTCCAGATACTCCAGGTGCAGGTTGCGGGGCACGAAGCCGTCCCCGATGCCCTCGATGCCATGCGGTCCCCACTCGCGGCGGGAGAGCAGGGGGCACTCGGACGGCTCAATCGCATAAAACTTCGCGTCACTGCCAAGAGATTTCATGGCTCTGGCAATTCCCGTGATCGTTCCCCCCGTTCCCTGAGTGGCGATGAAGGCGTCCAGTTTGCCCTCGCACTGTTCGAAGATCTCGGGACCCGTAGTCAGGCGATGCGCCTCGATGTTCTCACCGTTCTCAAACTGGGCAGGAACCCAGTACTTGCCCGGATCCGTCGCACGAATTTCTTCCAGCTTTTCAAGAGCAAGGTCCACATCGCTTTCGCCGCCGGGTGTGTAGATCATCTGGCTTCCGTAGGCGATGTCGAGCTTCTTGCGCTCTTCGCTCATGCCTTCGGGCATGACGATAATGCAATCGTAACCCTTGGAGGCCGCGACAAAGGAGCAGGCGATTCCCGCATTGCCCGTAGAACATTCCAGAACCGTCATGCCGGGCTTCAGGTCGCCCGACTTCTCCGCTTCCGTGAACATCTGCCAGTAGATTCGATCCTTCAGGCTTCCCGAGGGGCTGAAGTATTCGAGCTTGCCCAGGATCTCCACATCCAGACCTTCGGTGATCCGG
It encodes:
- a CDS encoding right-handed parallel beta-helix repeat-containing protein; this translates as MRRAIFLLILAVPFSVLATVIHVPADSLTIQAGLNGAQSGDTVLVAPGNYSVDILFWPDRNGIHLVGAGMNNTVVSGDDWQCVVYMASAVAIDSTTMIQGMSFLHGGDAGIILYGASPSLVSCCFDSSSAGPGIYAVQNSAAIINGCEMKGNAGSGARIQDCGQGLRFEFCLFEGNDLTRARGTGRGSYPGGFQVRDQVDDGGGIYCSGSDPSLTGCTITGNSANYGGGIYCYYYSDATLTGCTITDNSANYGGGIYCWASDPTLSDCTISGNSASNEGGGIYCSSSPPTLSDCELTLNTATLGGAIWIDGGGGSFEYCSFTHNDADSLGDAFFTADTTLPIHYCNFFDNGWAMHNADPVAVPQASENWWGHSTGPWHSGYNPFGEGDSLFSYSWDFQPWLAAADTIAPPFPPRSLIQRNRDRGSVDLAWEALPLSDLGGYCIHFDLDSLGYDYENFVDVGNVTEATLGGLETGLNYRVAVSSYDMSGNHSSPGRSLWLTAEAVAAPDGAPSALTLAAPYPNPFNPKTSLSFSIDKAGPVRLAIYDTSGRQVALLLNEALEVGRHDCSWDGQNKQGQAMPSGLYLARLQSGKYSESRKLLLAK
- a CDS encoding pyridoxal-phosphate dependent enzyme, giving the protein MSIAWDKNRGIATHIFDTIGRTPLVRLNRITEGLDVEILGKLEYFSPSGSLKDRIYWQMFTEAEKSGDLKPGMTVLECSTGNAGIACSFVAASKGYDCIIVMPEGMSEERKKLDIAYGSQMIYTPGGESDVDLALEKLEEIRATDPGKYWVPAQFENGENIEAHRLTTGPEIFEQCEGKLDAFIATQGTGGTITGIARAMKSLGSDAKFYAIEPSECPLLSRREWGPHGIEGIGDGFVPRNLHLEYLDGIITTSTDEALAMGKRMAREEGIFCGISTGSNIAAALKLHAAHPEMKRIVTMINDTGQRYFSTPLCDAEKHVDIPERDHPMDEYTKDELDKYQGDWDLVD